Genomic DNA from Nicotiana tabacum cultivar K326 chromosome 21, ASM71507v2, whole genome shotgun sequence:
ACATGGATTTGACTTGTATCTTTCTGAGAAGTCAGTTTCAATTGGTATGACAAATGCATACTTTTTCAAAATATTCTTCAATAAGTTGAACTTTTTTCCTTGATTGGAAAAAAAGTAGATAAAGTTTTTTAGGGATTAGAATCCTAAAACAGaaactaaaataataatttttaaagaaaaaatgacTTTTTATTGACAGAGATATTTGAAAGAAAAGGGCcactaattttattttaaaaaaggaGAACAAAGACATGATTAATAAGAATTGGTTCTGTATGTCTGGACCCCAGGAGATATGCCATGGAATTGGAACTACTTCACATAACACTTGTCTTCCATAAACAAGgcatataattaattaattttgcaTGGAATCTGGCCTTTCTAAAATGAAGGATTATTCCTACATGAAATCTGGTAGTAGACTATGCGTCAAGAGGCGGATTTATGATTTAACGTGATGAATTCAATCTTTAAATTTTTTGACTGTGAACCCATAGCACTATTGGaattattggtttatttatttttttttttttgacgttTTAGTGACATGTATTATTTATGTGTTCGCATGGAAAATGACGAGTTTAGTTGAACTCCTGAACTCATCAAATATGTGGTCCATCTGTCTGGTTCGGTTGCTTCTATCACTAGGGTGGAAATTAAGTTGGCCTTCTGCCCCAATACGAATATAAAATTTAAAGTGAAGTGGGTCTAAAACAAATGTTGTTTAGTATATACATACATTTTTTAATAGTTTTTTGAGTGTATCTCTTTCCCTCCCAGTAGTATTagtattattttcgtatttttttatttttagatttctaCTACTACATGTTTTTTCTTCACTTCGGTCTTCTTATTATCttattttgttattgttattgttattgcttatttttcttttgtctttgaaccgagggtctaccggaaacaacATCTCTATCTTCACAAGATAGGGGTAAAATTTGCGTACGCACTACCCTTCTCAAAcccaaattattattttgatatgtacatatatataattcGAGCGGAATGTAGCTACATAGATCCCCCTTGACTTCTCCAAAGGGGTTTGTGAATCCTAAATGAGGGTTATGAAATCATTAATTTTTGCGATGATCAAGTTTGACCCATAGATGGCATGGAAGCTAATTGGACATCCATGACTAGAAAGTAAAAACCGTAAATACTTAATTGTTCGCACCTGACATTTACACTAAATCAATGAATGCATGATATTTGTTATTTCCTGTACTCGTGGTACTTATACCGACCAGTGGAAAATGAGAAACTATGCAATGCACATTCAAACTATCATCATAAAAACGAGATTAGTAAGAAATACACAAAGCATTATTTTTCTTCATCCCTAATAAGTATCAAATAGTGTTTTGCAAATTCTAGTATAACAAGAATTTATTCCATGTTACTATCAAGTCAACTCAATAACTCTTAACAGCAGCAATTTCTGGAGTTTTTCCTTATCTGAATGAGTATATAATTTTCATATTGAGTTCCAAATATATGATACGATTGCTTCTACTAGTTCTCTCACCCTAAAAGAATGTACATATATAGGCTACTTTATTCGCACTTCGATGTAGCCAAGCTTACTACTAGCATATCGCCTAAAAACTATGTTTCTCGGACTCTTTAAAATTGCCACCGAGTgagtgcatttttggaggatctaGCACGGGAGAGAtaacattttggagagtccgaacAATATAGCCTAAAATCCAGGCTTTAACCACGACTGCTCTTCACTTCTAGCTGCCTCATAAATGTGATTTAGTAGTTCTTGGCTCATTCTTGTCTCTTAAGTTGCATGAGTTTAAGGATCCTATAATGAGATTTTCACTTAGAGTGTGTTTAGTATGGCGGAAGTCAGTTTTCGtggtaaatatttttcaaaaaacgtTCTCGAATGTTTGGTTTGTGAATGTTAAatgtttttttggaaaaaaaattcatTAATGATTAATGATAATATTAGCAAATCGGCGAGTATTTTGATGAGATTTTTGAGTAACAAAGATTATTATATCTTACTGTTAGTTGAAATAAGTAACATGACATGAGGTTTAAAGTCTAGATAGTTTTAAAATGATAGAAGTCCTTTCCCATCATTTGATAGAAAATGTTTTCATCGTGCATCAATCAAACACAACAAAATGACTTCGTTGTACTGAACAAACCCTTAATTAGTTGTGTTGAAATTATACGATGGAATAGCTAGCTTGAAAATGTTGCAGATTAATTAGCATGTAAATGGAAATATGAGttaggaaaaaaagaaagaaaagagaaaaggtgAAGATATTGGCTCACTTAGAAAAGTAAAGCATCAGGTTCTTATCTATGTAATAATTGAGACATGATTCTTAAAGGAACTAATTTGGTTCCCCTAGAATGGAACTACTCATAAATATTCTGTGAATCTAATATCTGATCCTTCTgttatttctccttttcttttcttgctgcGAATTAAGTACATAGGAGAGCAGtttggtgcactaagctcccgctacaCGCAGCGTTCAGGGAacggccggaccacaagggtctaatGTACGGAGCCTtgccctgcatttctgcaagaggctgtttccacggctcgaacccgtgacctcctggtcacatggcagcaactttaccagttacgccaaggttcCCTTACGTGAATTAAGTACATAGAGCTAATTAAATTGTGGTCCTAAGTGATATATAAGCCTTTGTATATCTCTGTAGGTAAACAACTTTGGTTAATTGTTAAGTTTACATAATATTATTCATTTGGATCACCCCAACAAAAGCAGTTACAAAATCTGAAGGGATCATTCATTAGAACACTTGCACAGTTACAATGCAGTTGGAAATTAAACCCTTCTTTGAGAAACTAATctaaagaaagaaggaaaaaaaaaaagcaagagagaaggaaaaaacagaagaaaaaaagaCATAAGAGGTGTCTTTTGAAGGTTATGAGAGTTCTGGTAAATCTTCAGTAGTAACTATTTGAGTCCCTTAATTCACTTTGTCTATGATCATTTCCTGAGAAACAGAGAAATGGACAAAATGTTAGTAAATGAAAAATGGTGTAGTAAAGTAAAATGTTGACTATGCAGTACCAGAATCACATGGAAGATGTCTCACCAAAATCCTTAGGTGTCTTGCACTTATAACATTCTGCTCTGCTAGCATAGTTGTGCACACCACATCCTAATCTGTCAAACAAGAAGACAGTTATTTCAGTTAAAATCCCAAAGATAGTATGTCAGTAGTAACAGAAGGGGAGTCGCGGCAGGCTAACAGTTAGCGTAAAACTAGTCAATCTTGTGATGAACCCTCACACTACAATGTTTTCTAGGAGTCCTAGCCTTATCAGTGATTTAtatgccagtagaaaatatagtgaacttctagtatttttaattttattttgtatatattggCTTGAGATGAGCTTAAATGCAGCGACGTGATTAGTGAAGACTCATATAGCCGACCCCAAATTGCCTCTGACTGAGGCATACGTGTTGCTGCTGTTGCAATTTTAGACAGAGACAAGCTTAAACCTATCTTTCTCAGGATTGAGGCATAGGTGTTGTTATGTGAACTAACCTGCTGCAAATCCAATCACCACTCTTCCATCCAGGAACAGAACTTGCATCATATCCATAACCTGTTGATGCCATCATTCCTGCCCCGATACCATAATAATCACTTTTTAAGGCACCACATCTATAGCAGTTTGTTCTGCTTGCATAGTTGTGAGAACCGCAGTTCATAGCACTGCAATACCAATCTCCAGCTAAGACTTCTGTTTTGTTTAGTCCATACATGGCAACATCAGCCGACGTTGCATATTTTGGGCAGCTGCATCGTTGGCATGCATCCCTTTTCTTGAAATTTATGTGTTGGCATGCAGCACACATCCAATCTCCACTGCTCATTTTATCTACCTGAAAATGAACATAAAAAGATGTTGAGAACAAATTTTCATATGGGAAGTAAAATAGGCCATTAAATCTTATTGGTTATCCATCTATGAGGCCTCATTCTATACATCGTTATAGTTAAACAAGGTCTCAGTTCATACAttgcttttttttcttccttttgtttttgtGTAGAAGCTGGAAGAGAATAATGAAATGAACTGCAGAAGGAAAACAAATCATCGATGGCTCACCTTGTGTAGAACTGAGCTTCTCAACTAGACGTAAACTTGAAGCTCGAGATCGAGAAATGGTTTAATTGCTGGAGGTGGTAATTTTGATGAATGGTTTGGGGAGGTATATATAGTTGGAAGATCTCATTGTTTGGGCCCCAAAGTTTACTTTTTGATCTGTTGTAAGCTTCAAATGGTTTCCTTAAATGAGATTCCACAAGGTAGCGCAAATTTTCCAAAAAAGAGTTGGATAAACCTCCTACTTTCCTTTTTTCTTGACTGTAGAGGTATGGCACTCTGAAGTTGTCAACTGTCATATTCATGCATGTGAAGCAATATTTTGTTGCAGAAATCCAATAATGCCCCTCTTTACCTGTTCGACGGTCCATTATTCTACTAAAAAGACCTTGTCAAAATATTATTCTTTGTTCTGTATCCATTTCTAGCAGGTATTATGAGGGGAAGATGTTATGTGAAAGGTGGGGTTATTTCACCATGTTCTCGTTCTTAGATGAACATGTGTAATCCATATTGTTAATGCAAGCAACTGCCTGACGCGAAGGCTAATGTCGTTCAGGTGGAAAATGGTCCAGGTTGTAAAGGGGCAAAAACTGTAACAAAGTTTACCACCAAGGAATCAATTCCCTCATAATGCAGATTCAAGTCCTATTATTCTTTTGTGTAATATTCTTCTTAATAATTCAAAAGTGAATAAAGTGGTTTTATTTTCATCTCCTGTTCAGTCATATCTGTGTTTACTTGTCTATTTTCACATAAAACTAGCTTTACAACTCTTATAATCACACATAATATGCTGGTCAGCTTTCAATTGCGATTGATATGATACAAGTTAAACACCATGTCAAAGCACTCTAGATGTTAATAGACCAGTCCTTAGTTTCACCAAGTAGATTGCTAAGAATGTTAACAGCTTTTATCGGCACAGACATGAATTCGGGACAAGACATGAAAGTTGCATTATTCCTGACAGTATTAAATATATCAATTTTAAGAGAAATACCTCTTTCTTGACAGGTACCTGAGACAGTGTATTAAGGTAAACGATCAAATGGCGTTTACCTTTGTTTTTCATCAATAAAGAAATCAGTATTCTCTGAAGATTCTGAATGTGATGCATGGCACAAGATTTGAACTTTATGATTTCGAAGCCTTGTAATCAAGGCCTCATACAAACACATAATATGATGTTCACATTGGGCAAAATCAAGTATTAATGTGAGATTGACAATGACTTGAAGCCATTTGACCAATTATCAGGGCCACAAATGCTGACAAGGCAACCATAGATGATTCCACCTAAGCACAGAAGCTCGCGTGTTCTATGTTGCTCCGACTCTCCGAAAATGTTGccgggtgcgtgtcggatcctccaaaaaagtgtatttttggaggatctgacACGGGTGCGGCATCGTTGTgaagagtccgcgcaacatagcgCTTGTTGACATAGGATTTGATAAGGAGGAATCCTAATCACCATTTCTAACCAGACAAGATGAATATTCTGAATAAGAAAACCTCAGATAAAACTCCATCCTTTATTCTATATATGTGACCACTCTGTAAAGGGGGCCAATCCTCCTCAATAATACTTGCCAGAATCTACATCCTCACGGCAATGATAAAAATAGCCGTTGCTTTTGAATTTTGCATATTCCTATAGTGCTGTCAGAAGGTAAGTTTTAGCAAATGCTACTTTTGCGAATAATGCTTAA
This window encodes:
- the LOC107802530 gene encoding uncharacterized protein LOC107802530 isoform X1, with amino-acid sequence MSSGDWMCAACQHINFKKRDACQRCSCPKYATSADVAMYGLNKTEVLAGDWYCSAMNCGSHNYASRTNCYRCGALKSDYYGIGAGMMASTGYGYDASSVPGWKSGDWICSRLGCGVHNYASRAECYKCKTPKDFGNDHRQSELRDSNSYY
- the LOC107802530 gene encoding uncharacterized protein LOC107802530 isoform X2, whose product is MSSGDWMCAACQHINFKKRDACQRCSCPKYATSADVAMYGLNKTEVLAGDWYCSAMNCGSHNYASRTNCYRCGALKSDYYGIGAGMMASTGYGYDASSVPGWKSGDWICSRLGCGVHNYASRAECYKCKTPKDFGETSSM